The segment AGCCTATGATATTTTAAATGTGAGTGCAAAATTTGCCAAATTTAGCGAGAGCAGGCGCAGATTTATTAAAATTTGCGTAGATGTAACCTTTGTGATAATGGCGTTTAGCTACCTTTTTAAGGGCTTTTACAATGCGCTTAAAATTCCAAAAATAAATGAAGTGGATATAAAAATCAAAAATTTGAGCCAAAATTTAAATTTAGCCGTGGTGAGCGACATACACTTGGGCGAGTTTTTGAAAAAAGATTTTTTGCAGACTATCGTAGCGCAGATAAACGCTACCAGCCACGATGCTGTGTGTATCGTGGGCGATATGTTTGATTTGCGTTCTCACGAGCTAGGCGATATTTTGGAGCCTTTGCGCGAACTAAAAAAGCCTGTGTTTTTCGTAACTGGAAATCACGAGTATTACAGAGGCGCAAAGGGGCTAATCGAGGCTTTGGAGCGCGAGGGCGTGAGGGTTTTGCAAAACGAGAGCGTGGAGTTTATGGGGATAAATCTGCTTGGCACGCACGATTTAAGCGGTGTGAGATTTAATGAATTAGAGCCAAATTTCAGGGCAGCCCTAAAAATGGCAGATCCAAATAAACCTAAAATTTTACTCGCTCATCAGCCAAAATTTATAAATTTATATGTAAAAGATGAGGTGGATTTGTGTATTTGCGGACATACGCACGGCGGGCAAATTTTCCCATTTAGCCTGCTTGTAGCACTCGATCAAAAATATGTCCATGGGCTATATAATGACGGAGCGAAGCAAATTTATGTGAGCAGTGGGGCTGGATTTTGGGGGCCTCCGATGAGGATTTTTGCCGACGCAGAAATCGCGCTACTAAGACTAAGGAGAGAGTGATGAAAAAGCTAATTTCACGCTGTTTTGGGGCTGTGGCTGGGGTAAAATTTCCGCGCCCTGTGCAAAAGTTTATAAATCAAAAATACATTGACGCTTTTGAGATTGATATGAGCGAATTTTTAGGCGCAGGTGATTACGATAGCCTAAATGCGCTATTTACGAGGCGTTTGGTGAGGGAGCGTGAAATTTGCGCCGAGCCTAGTGCGTTTTTGAGCCCGAGCGACGGAGTGATTTTTGAGTGTGGGCGCACGAGCGATTTTAGCGCGTTTAGCATAAAGGGGCATAAATACGATATTTGGGAGCTTTTGGGGCTTAAATCTTGGGCTGGGGATTTGCAAAAGCAAAATTCAGAAATTTTTATTAGTTTGCTAAATTTAGATGATATGAAAACTTCCAGAGATTTTAAAATGTCGGCGGATTTGACATACGCAAACATCTATCTAAGCCCAAAAGACTATCATCACTATCACGCTCCATGCGATCTTAGCGTCATTGGTGCGCTATATATCCCGGGCGAGCTTCACAGTGTGGCAAAAAAATATCTGCTAAAAGTGCCAAATCTCTACGCCAAAAATGAACGCGTGGTACTGCTGTGTAAAATGAGTAATGGCGGGCTTTTGTGGCTGGTTTTTGTAGGGGCGCTAAATGTAGGCAAGATGAAATTTGACTTTGATAGCAGGATTCAAACTAATGCTAAGGCTAACGATAAGGCTAGGGAAATTTTGAATTTTGATTATAATAAATTCGATTATGGCGAGGGCGTGAGCTTTAAAAAGGGCGAACATATCGGGAATTTCGAGCTTGGCTCTACGATAGTGATGATTGCCGAGGAGGAATTTTTGGGGTTTGAAATTTCGCAGGGGCAGAGAGTAAAATTTGCGCAAAAAATCGCTAGCTTAAAATAATTTAAAGCTAGCTTAATTTTATTTTGGCTATACTTAAATCTATTTTAAATCAAAGGATTTAATATGAAAAACGCATTTACTATGATTGAGTTGATTTTTGTTATCGTCGTTCTTGGCATTTTAGCAGGTGTTGCTGTGCCTAGACTAGCTATGACCAGAGATGATGCTACGGTCGCAAAAATGAGAGGCGATTTGGCTTCGATTAGAAGTGGAATTTCGCTAAAAAGAGGCGAAGAGCAATTAAAAGGCAAGAGCGCATGGCCTGATTTAAACAGCAGCGGCTCTGATATGTTTGGTAATGTTTTGCAAAATGACCTAACTGCAAGCACTGGCAAAAACGGCTGGAAAGTTAAAACACGAAATAAAACTTATGAAGCGTGTGTAGCTGGCAACTGCGTTGATTTTACATATTATCAAACAGCAGACGCTACTCACAAGGCTGGCACATTTGATTGTGACCACTCAAAACCAACTTGCAAAGCATTAGCAGAATAAGCTTGTATTACTATGAAATCGCGGTTTTAGGGGCAAGACTAAAACCGCTTACCTATTTTTCAAATTCACAAATTTCACCATACCAAATAGTCCAAATTTCCGTAAAAAACGCCCAAAAACGCGGTGTAGTTTTGCGAGAAGTGCCAAAACCCGAGTTTTGCACGAAAGAAATCGGCGAAATTTTGCCCCTAAATTTCACGCCGTTTCAGGTGGAGTTGGCGCAGTTTATTTCGCATTTTTATATCTGCGAAATCGGCGTGGCGTTTGGGGTTTTTGAGCCAAATTCGAGCATAAATTGCGCGCCTTGCGAAAAGCCAAATTTCACAAAAACGCCAAATTTGACCCCGGAGCAGACAAAAGCTCTAAATTTTGCCAAACAAAACGCCGTTTCGCTGATTTTTGGCGATACGGGAAGCGGCAAAAGCGAGGTTTATATCTCGCTCATAACAGAAATTTTAAACTCTGGCAAACAAGCACTATTTTTAATGCCAGAAATTTCGCTCACACCGCAAATGACGAAGCGCTTGCAAGGGTATTTCGGCGAGGCTCTTGGCGTGTGGCACTCCAAAATCACCCCCGCTAAAAAACGCCAAATTTTAGCCGATTTTTTCGCAGGCAAAATTCGCCTTATCGCAGGCGCGCGCTCGGCGCTGTTTTTGCCGTTTCATAGCCTTGGCGCAATCATTGTCGATGAGGAGCACGATGATAGCTACAAATCA is part of the Campylobacter sp. VBCF_01 NA2 genome and harbors:
- a CDS encoding metallophosphoesterase translates to MKIPYIFPIVATTLFVFLNLYIYKSISARFEIYDKFKKIKPFLIVFCLFLVIFEGMFFTRSVFAGALKDEILYKICVVCVASSFSLFFLCLAYDILNVSAKFAKFSESRRRFIKICVDVTFVIMAFSYLFKGFYNALKIPKINEVDIKIKNLSQNLNLAVVSDIHLGEFLKKDFLQTIVAQINATSHDAVCIVGDMFDLRSHELGDILEPLRELKKPVFFVTGNHEYYRGAKGLIEALEREGVRVLQNESVEFMGINLLGTHDLSGVRFNELEPNFRAALKMADPNKPKILLAHQPKFINLYVKDEVDLCICGHTHGGQIFPFSLLVALDQKYVHGLYNDGAKQIYVSSGAGFWGPPMRIFADAEIALLRLRRE
- a CDS encoding type II secretion system protein, which produces MKNAFTMIELIFVIVVLGILAGVAVPRLAMTRDDATVAKMRGDLASIRSGISLKRGEEQLKGKSAWPDLNSSGSDMFGNVLQNDLTASTGKNGWKVKTRNKTYEACVAGNCVDFTYYQTADATHKAGTFDCDHSKPTCKALAE
- the asd gene encoding archaetidylserine decarboxylase (Phosphatidylserine decarboxylase is synthesized as a single chain precursor. Generation of the pyruvoyl active site from a Ser is coupled to cleavage of a Gly-Ser bond between the larger (beta) and smaller (alpha chains). It is an integral membrane protein.), with amino-acid sequence MKKLISRCFGAVAGVKFPRPVQKFINQKYIDAFEIDMSEFLGAGDYDSLNALFTRRLVREREICAEPSAFLSPSDGVIFECGRTSDFSAFSIKGHKYDIWELLGLKSWAGDLQKQNSEIFISLLNLDDMKTSRDFKMSADLTYANIYLSPKDYHHYHAPCDLSVIGALYIPGELHSVAKKYLLKVPNLYAKNERVVLLCKMSNGGLLWLVFVGALNVGKMKFDFDSRIQTNAKANDKAREILNFDYNKFDYGEGVSFKKGEHIGNFELGSTIVMIAEEEFLGFEISQGQRVKFAQKIASLK